The genomic region CGCCGGGCGCTACCGCCACGGCATACCCTAAGGCCTGGTTGAGCGCGATGCCGGCTTGCACGGTCGTTGCGACCATGTCGAGAAAATCGGGGAGCGACCGTTGTACTTCTTCCTTACGTTTGGCGATGGCTTGATTGAGAGCCATAAACGGGAGATACCCGCCGACGATCGCCGGGATAAGCGGTATCAGGAGATACGCCGATTCGAACGGATGCAGAAAGAATAGCGGCAGCAAGCCGACCGCGATGCCTGCGATGAGGCCGCCTCCAACTCGCGCGCCCATTTGCGCGGGCGTTGTCGTGTACCAGCCCGCTTCCATCAACTGTCGTTGCAATTGCGAGCGGCCGTCGTCCCCGAAGATTTTCTCCATGGCGGCAAAGCGTTCGCGCGCCGGGCCCGAGATGTTGCGAGACCTGATATGCTCGAGTTGCTCCGAAAGCGGACTTTTTTGCGGTGTTAACGAGACGACGAAGAGGCCGATCGTTATCGCAACGCACACAGCGATGATGCCGAGC from Candidatus Dormiibacterota bacterium harbors:
- a CDS encoding type II secretion system F family protein, translated to MLLGIIAVCVAITIGLFVVSLTPQKSPLSEQLEHIRSRNISGPARERFAAMEKIFGDDGRSQLQRQLMEAGWYTTTPAQMGARVGGGLIAGIAVGLLPLFFLHPFESAYLLIPLIPAIVGGYLPFMALNQAIAKRKEEVQRSLPDFLDMVATTVQAGIALNQALGYAVAVAPGALGDEIKECLSQIRLGRSHGDALRAVAMRVSQPQLTATITAITQAEKLGANISTLLNELSIDVRNERVMAVEEQAAKLPIKMVFPMALFLLPALFTIIFGSVAAELLPQFVSWAK